One window from the genome of Sebastes umbrosus isolate fSebUmb1 chromosome 12, fSebUmb1.pri, whole genome shotgun sequence encodes:
- the tox4a gene encoding TOX high mobility group box family member 4-B isoform X2: MDLNFYSDLSDGCAQNVDSEFLDTQAYGGYSEENKFPEGGDSYLTISGGGHPFLSAETFHTPSLGDEVFEIPPISLDPDPSLSISDAVSHHFELSDGSDGTGGASGSRSLVSNLVVEANDPSFASTFVNSGSQGLEQLNLGAMGQAGGGALLSSSALELGNSSGSHFSSSSPMTIDVQLGDISHGLLGSSQLSTINPSELALGLGGDNIGHHSETLEQPLSATPSPAGSLQDEDMDDFKRSVLVDSPMYLSSSSSLSHMSSHPAPTSSVSPATARRGGGKPAVMASVAGALGVKKGRKKKDPNEPQKPVSAYALFFRDTQAAIKGQNPNASFGEVSKIVASMWDSLGEEQKQVYKKKTEAAKKEYLKALAAYRANQLTQPAIEEMETAPSPPPSVVIPTPAALPFAGHQAIRPATNNLEENTITNICASNIILDVPEMTTRSRMVANKAPAPAAALPPPQTITKIIIPKHMLQAGGQVVTLLPGGVRSLQPTLLVSGASRQPPPLQQMQNAPLPPRLQQMAPAPPPLQAKPREGSTTAGISVSVTATSPPPLQIKIVPASLQGKEALPIIIPNTVAVSSTATTSVQSAPVVSVQVVNSADTSGNTDDEEVTEVLHSEEEEMEVNGSGDGPTSVCVRTGCNNPAVESDDWDREYCSNECVATHCRAIFKAWCSIRNQSMGLVK; encoded by the exons ATGGATCTTAATTTCTACTCTGACCTGTCGGATGGCTGTGCTCAAAATGTGGATTCTGAGTTTTTGGACACACAAGCCTATGGTGGATACTCTGAGGAGAATAAG TTTCCAGAAGGTGGCGACAGTTATCTCACCATCAGTGGAGGAGGACACCCTTTTCTGTCTGCTGAG ACATTCCATACTCCCAGTCTCGGGGATGAGGTTTTTGAGATCCCCCCCATCTCCCTTGACCCAGACCCGTCTCTGAGCATCAGTGATGCGGTGTCCCACCACTTTGAGTTGTCAGATGGGTCAGACGGAACCGGGGGTGCTTCAGGCTCCCGCAGCCTCGTTAGCAACCTGGTGGTGGAGGCGAATGACCCTTCCTTTGCTTCCACCTTTGTGAACTCTGGGTCTCAAGGCCTGGAGCAGCTGAACCTCGGGGCGATGGGCCAGGCTGGAGGGGGAGCCCTGCTCAGCTCTTCTGCTCTG GAGCTGGGGAATTCCAGTGGTTCACATTTCAGCAGTTCGTCCCCCATGACCATTGATGTCCAACTTGGTGACATCAGTCATGGTCTTTTAGGAAGCAGCCAGTTGAGCACTATTAACCCGTCTGAGCTGGCACTGGGTCTTGGGGGTGATAACATTGGGCATCATTCAGAGACGCTGGAGCAGCCACTCTCAGCAACACCATCACCGGCTGGCTCCCTGCAGGATGAGGACATGGATGACTTCAAG AGGAGTGTGCTGGTAGACTCCCCCATgtatctctcctcttcctcgtccctCTCCCACATGTCCTCCCACCCAGCTCCTACATCTTCTGTGTCTCCAGCTACGGCCAGGAGGGGCGGGGGGAAGCCCGCCGTAATGGCCTCAGTGGCTGGGGCGCTGGGCGTtaaaaaaggaaggaagaagaaagaCCCAAATGAACCACAGAAGCCCGTTTCAGCGTACGCTCTGTTCTTCAGAGACACCCAGGCAGCCATTAAGGGCCAGAACCCCAACGCCTCTTTTGGGGAGGTGTCAAAGATTGTGGCCTCCATGTGGGACAGCCTGGGTGAGGAGCAGAAACAG GTGTataagaaaaagacagaagCAGCCAAAAAGGAGTATTTGAAAGCACTGGCAGCTTATAGAGCCAACCAGCTCACGCAG CCTGCCATTGAGGAGATGGAGACCGCCCCTTCACCCCCTCCATCAGTGGTCATTCCGACACCTGCGGCCCTTCCCTTTGCTGGTCACCAGGCCATCCGTCCGGCTACCAACAACCTGGAAGAGAACACCATCACCAACATTTGCGCCTCCAACATCATCCTGGACGTCCCGGAGATGACCACACGCTCCCGCATGGTGGCAAACAAGGCCCCCGCTCCAGCAGCTGCGTTACCCCCGCCCCAGACCATCACCAAGATCATAATCCCAAAGCACATGTTGCAGGCGGGGGGCCAGGTGGTGACTCTGTTGCCCGGAGGGGTCCGCTCTTTGCAGCCCACGCTGTTAGTGTCGGGTGCCTCTCGTCAGCCACCTCCTCTGCAGCAGATGCAGAACGCACCGCTTCCGCCGCGGCTCCAGCAAATGGCGCCGGCACCTCCACCGTTACAGGCCAAGCCCCGCGAGGGAAGCACCACGGCGGGTATCTCCGTGTCCGTCACGGCAACATCTCCGCCTCCACTCCAGATCAAAATAGTTCCCGCGTCCTTGCAGGGCAAAGAGGCTCTGCCCATTATCATCCCTAACACAGTGGCTGTGTCATCTACTGCGACTACATCTGTCCAGTCTGCACCCGTCGTGTCGGTACAGGTGGTGAATTCTGCAGACACGTCGGGCAATACAGACGACGAGGAAGTTACAGAAGTGCTGCATTCAGAAGAG GAAGAGatggaggtgaatgggtccGGTGATGGCCCGACTAGTGTGTGCGTGAGGACGGGCTGCAACAACCCGGCTGTAGAGAGCGACGACTGGGACAGAGAATACTGCAGCAACGAATGCGTGGCCACTCACTGCAG AGCTATATTCAAGGCGTGGTGCTCGATCAGGAATCAGAGCATGGGACTAGTGAAATAA
- the tox4a gene encoding TOX high mobility group box family member 4-B isoform X1, which yields MDLNFYSDLSDGCAQNVDSEFLDTQAYGGYSEENKFPEGGDSYLTISGGGHPFLSAEQTFHTPSLGDEVFEIPPISLDPDPSLSISDAVSHHFELSDGSDGTGGASGSRSLVSNLVVEANDPSFASTFVNSGSQGLEQLNLGAMGQAGGGALLSSSALELGNSSGSHFSSSSPMTIDVQLGDISHGLLGSSQLSTINPSELALGLGGDNIGHHSETLEQPLSATPSPAGSLQDEDMDDFKRSVLVDSPMYLSSSSSLSHMSSHPAPTSSVSPATARRGGGKPAVMASVAGALGVKKGRKKKDPNEPQKPVSAYALFFRDTQAAIKGQNPNASFGEVSKIVASMWDSLGEEQKQVYKKKTEAAKKEYLKALAAYRANQLTQPAIEEMETAPSPPPSVVIPTPAALPFAGHQAIRPATNNLEENTITNICASNIILDVPEMTTRSRMVANKAPAPAAALPPPQTITKIIIPKHMLQAGGQVVTLLPGGVRSLQPTLLVSGASRQPPPLQQMQNAPLPPRLQQMAPAPPPLQAKPREGSTTAGISVSVTATSPPPLQIKIVPASLQGKEALPIIIPNTVAVSSTATTSVQSAPVVSVQVVNSADTSGNTDDEEVTEVLHSEEEEMEVNGSGDGPTSVCVRTGCNNPAVESDDWDREYCSNECVATHCRAIFKAWCSIRNQSMGLVK from the exons ATGGATCTTAATTTCTACTCTGACCTGTCGGATGGCTGTGCTCAAAATGTGGATTCTGAGTTTTTGGACACACAAGCCTATGGTGGATACTCTGAGGAGAATAAG TTTCCAGAAGGTGGCGACAGTTATCTCACCATCAGTGGAGGAGGACACCCTTTTCTGTCTGCTGAG CAGACATTCCATACTCCCAGTCTCGGGGATGAGGTTTTTGAGATCCCCCCCATCTCCCTTGACCCAGACCCGTCTCTGAGCATCAGTGATGCGGTGTCCCACCACTTTGAGTTGTCAGATGGGTCAGACGGAACCGGGGGTGCTTCAGGCTCCCGCAGCCTCGTTAGCAACCTGGTGGTGGAGGCGAATGACCCTTCCTTTGCTTCCACCTTTGTGAACTCTGGGTCTCAAGGCCTGGAGCAGCTGAACCTCGGGGCGATGGGCCAGGCTGGAGGGGGAGCCCTGCTCAGCTCTTCTGCTCTG GAGCTGGGGAATTCCAGTGGTTCACATTTCAGCAGTTCGTCCCCCATGACCATTGATGTCCAACTTGGTGACATCAGTCATGGTCTTTTAGGAAGCAGCCAGTTGAGCACTATTAACCCGTCTGAGCTGGCACTGGGTCTTGGGGGTGATAACATTGGGCATCATTCAGAGACGCTGGAGCAGCCACTCTCAGCAACACCATCACCGGCTGGCTCCCTGCAGGATGAGGACATGGATGACTTCAAG AGGAGTGTGCTGGTAGACTCCCCCATgtatctctcctcttcctcgtccctCTCCCACATGTCCTCCCACCCAGCTCCTACATCTTCTGTGTCTCCAGCTACGGCCAGGAGGGGCGGGGGGAAGCCCGCCGTAATGGCCTCAGTGGCTGGGGCGCTGGGCGTtaaaaaaggaaggaagaagaaagaCCCAAATGAACCACAGAAGCCCGTTTCAGCGTACGCTCTGTTCTTCAGAGACACCCAGGCAGCCATTAAGGGCCAGAACCCCAACGCCTCTTTTGGGGAGGTGTCAAAGATTGTGGCCTCCATGTGGGACAGCCTGGGTGAGGAGCAGAAACAG GTGTataagaaaaagacagaagCAGCCAAAAAGGAGTATTTGAAAGCACTGGCAGCTTATAGAGCCAACCAGCTCACGCAG CCTGCCATTGAGGAGATGGAGACCGCCCCTTCACCCCCTCCATCAGTGGTCATTCCGACACCTGCGGCCCTTCCCTTTGCTGGTCACCAGGCCATCCGTCCGGCTACCAACAACCTGGAAGAGAACACCATCACCAACATTTGCGCCTCCAACATCATCCTGGACGTCCCGGAGATGACCACACGCTCCCGCATGGTGGCAAACAAGGCCCCCGCTCCAGCAGCTGCGTTACCCCCGCCCCAGACCATCACCAAGATCATAATCCCAAAGCACATGTTGCAGGCGGGGGGCCAGGTGGTGACTCTGTTGCCCGGAGGGGTCCGCTCTTTGCAGCCCACGCTGTTAGTGTCGGGTGCCTCTCGTCAGCCACCTCCTCTGCAGCAGATGCAGAACGCACCGCTTCCGCCGCGGCTCCAGCAAATGGCGCCGGCACCTCCACCGTTACAGGCCAAGCCCCGCGAGGGAAGCACCACGGCGGGTATCTCCGTGTCCGTCACGGCAACATCTCCGCCTCCACTCCAGATCAAAATAGTTCCCGCGTCCTTGCAGGGCAAAGAGGCTCTGCCCATTATCATCCCTAACACAGTGGCTGTGTCATCTACTGCGACTACATCTGTCCAGTCTGCACCCGTCGTGTCGGTACAGGTGGTGAATTCTGCAGACACGTCGGGCAATACAGACGACGAGGAAGTTACAGAAGTGCTGCATTCAGAAGAG GAAGAGatggaggtgaatgggtccGGTGATGGCCCGACTAGTGTGTGCGTGAGGACGGGCTGCAACAACCCGGCTGTAGAGAGCGACGACTGGGACAGAGAATACTGCAGCAACGAATGCGTGGCCACTCACTGCAG AGCTATATTCAAGGCGTGGTGCTCGATCAGGAATCAGAGCATGGGACTAGTGAAATAA